The following proteins come from a genomic window of Ailuropoda melanoleuca isolate Jingjing chromosome 2, ASM200744v2, whole genome shotgun sequence:
- the CRCT1 gene encoding cysteine-rich C-terminal protein 1, with the protein MSSQQSAASAKGFSKGSAQGPAPCPASAPAPAPSSSCCGCCGSGSGCCGSGGCCSSGGCGCFPRRRRRQRRSGCCSCCGAGSQSSSDIQSQGCCGGC; encoded by the coding sequence GCAGAGCGCGGCTTCCGCCAAAGGTTTTTCCAAGGGTTCTGCCCAGGGCCCCGCTCCGTGTCCTGCTTCCGCACCCGCACCCGCACCCTCGTCCTCCTGCTGTGGCTGCTGCGGTTCGGGCAGCGGCTGCTGCGGCTCTGGAGGCTGCTGTAGCTCCGGCGGTTGCGGCTGCTTCCCCAGGAGACGCCGCCGACAGCGTCGGAGCGGGTGCTGCAGCTGCTGCGGGGCTGGCAGCCAGAGCTCCAGCGACATCCAGAGCCAAGGCTGCTGCGGCGGCTGCTGA